A single region of the Candidatus Binatia bacterium genome encodes:
- a CDS encoding NAD-dependent epimerase/dehydratase family protein encodes MRLLCLVGAGNIAQIHAEALQSVAGVRIAAVVDPNIEAARRLAAVYGVSRAYPSVSDAMAAGGMDAAHILTPPNLHHDSALPFVVAGKPVLIEKPMGVGTAECEALLAAARGSGASIGVNQNAVFHPAFLAARRRIAAGEFGRPRFVECVYNVPLRQLAARQFAHWMFDSPGNILLEQAVHPLSQIVALAGPVRDLRAMADEPVAIAPDLDFYPAASVTLACEHLPAQLRFAVGQSFPFWQVSVVCDDGVVVADIIGNRTFACARTRWMDAVDNAASGGRTAVAIAWSGCRNALDYGLSLVRLRGRSDPFFRSMRGSIAAFHAALDGRAPYETDGLFGATLIGVCETIRDRAFAARAPRAPATRSTERAETPVDVAVLGGTGFIGAETVRRLVSAGQHVSVMARSVRNLPAIFHHPRVALRRGDIRDEAAVARAIGVAPVVINLAHGGGGTSFEEVQRAMVGGAENVARACRAQGVRRLVHVGSIASLYLGPDAGTVTGATPSDPRADERGDYSRAKAMCDRMLLQMHAREGLPVVILRPGLVVGEGTSPFHSGLGFFNNEQHCIGWNVGRNPLPFVLVGDVAEAIVLASLAEGVEGRCYNLVGDVRPSAREYVSRLAHALGRPLRFHPQYATALWLVDLGKWVIKRIGGREVPLPSRRDLISRGLAARFDCGDAKRDLAWRPVADPAEFARQAFAVHVR; translated from the coding sequence GTGAGACTGCTCTGCCTCGTTGGCGCGGGCAATATCGCGCAGATTCACGCCGAAGCCCTCCAGTCGGTCGCCGGCGTGCGGATCGCGGCCGTTGTCGATCCCAACATCGAGGCGGCGCGGCGCCTCGCCGCGGTTTACGGCGTGTCCCGCGCCTATCCCAGCGTGTCCGATGCCATGGCCGCAGGCGGTATGGACGCTGCGCATATCTTGACTCCTCCCAATCTGCACCACGACAGCGCACTGCCGTTCGTTGTCGCGGGAAAGCCGGTGCTGATCGAGAAGCCCATGGGTGTCGGCACGGCTGAGTGCGAAGCTCTGCTGGCCGCCGCGAGGGGTTCCGGGGCCTCGATTGGGGTCAACCAGAATGCGGTCTTCCATCCGGCCTTTCTGGCGGCGCGCCGACGCATCGCGGCGGGCGAGTTCGGGCGGCCACGCTTCGTCGAATGCGTCTACAACGTTCCACTGCGCCAGTTGGCCGCAAGGCAGTTCGCGCATTGGATGTTCGACAGCCCGGGTAACATTCTTCTCGAACAGGCTGTCCATCCGTTGTCGCAGATCGTGGCTCTCGCCGGGCCTGTGCGGGATCTGCGCGCCATGGCCGACGAACCGGTGGCGATTGCACCCGATTTGGACTTCTACCCGGCGGCGAGCGTGACGCTCGCCTGCGAGCACCTCCCTGCGCAGTTGCGCTTCGCCGTCGGTCAGTCCTTCCCGTTCTGGCAGGTGTCTGTGGTTTGCGACGATGGGGTGGTCGTCGCCGACATCATCGGCAATCGGACGTTCGCCTGTGCGCGGACGCGCTGGATGGACGCGGTGGACAATGCCGCGTCTGGCGGGCGCACTGCGGTCGCGATTGCCTGGTCCGGTTGCCGAAACGCCTTGGACTATGGGCTTTCGCTCGTGCGACTGCGGGGTCGAAGCGATCCGTTCTTCCGCAGCATGCGCGGGAGCATCGCCGCGTTTCACGCCGCGCTCGACGGCCGCGCTCCGTACGAAACCGACGGCCTCTTCGGCGCCACGCTGATCGGGGTCTGCGAGACGATCCGCGATCGAGCGTTTGCTGCCAGGGCGCCGCGGGCTCCCGCCACCCGTTCCACCGAAAGAGCCGAGACCCCGGTCGATGTCGCCGTCCTGGGGGGTACCGGCTTCATCGGCGCGGAGACAGTGCGTCGCCTTGTCTCGGCGGGACAGCACGTCTCTGTGATGGCACGCTCCGTACGCAATCTGCCGGCGATCTTCCACCATCCGCGGGTCGCACTCCGGCGTGGGGACATTCGCGACGAGGCGGCGGTGGCGCGAGCCATCGGGGTCGCGCCGGTGGTGATCAATCTGGCACATGGTGGCGGCGGGACGAGTTTCGAGGAAGTGCAACGCGCCATGGTCGGCGGCGCCGAGAACGTTGCCCGTGCGTGCCGGGCGCAAGGGGTGCGTCGGTTGGTACACGTCGGCTCTATTGCCTCACTCTATCTCGGCCCGGATGCCGGTACGGTGACCGGGGCGACGCCGTCGGACCCCCGGGCCGACGAGCGTGGCGACTACAGCCGCGCCAAGGCGATGTGCGACCGTATGCTGCTCCAAATGCATGCGCGTGAGGGGCTCCCGGTGGTCATCTTGCGCCCTGGCCTGGTCGTCGGCGAGGGCACGTCGCCGTTCCATTCTGGCCTCGGTTTCTTCAACAACGAGCAACACTGCATAGGGTGGAACGTCGGGCGTAACCCGTTGCCGTTCGTGCTGGTCGGCGATGTGGCGGAGGCGATCGTTCTGGCCAGCCTGGCCGAGGGTGTTGAGGGGCGGTGCTACAACCTGGTCGGTGATGTCCGTCCTTCCGCCCGGGAGTACGTTTCGCGGCTGGCTCACGCGCTGGGTCGACCACTGCGCTTTCATCCACAGTATGCGACTGCGCTGTGGCTCGTGGATCTCGGCAAGTGGGTCATCAAGCGGATTGGCGGACGCGAGGTGCCGCTCCCGTCGCGGCGCGATCTGATCTCGCGCGGTCTTGCGGCCCGGTTCGACTGCGGCGACGCCAAGCGCGATCTCGCGTGGAGGCCTGTGGCCGATCCGGCCGAGTTCGCGCGTCAGGCGTTCGCCGTGCACGTACGATGA
- a CDS encoding glycosyltransferase family 4 protein — protein sequence MREGGPPLVLSVFSTFGVGGPQVRFVTVANRLGTAFRHAIIAMDGALDCAQRLAPELDVALPPVTIRKGDTLGNVRRFRRVLRRIRPDVLVTYNWGAIEWVLANFWPVVRHVHVEDGFGPDEQTAQFARRVLVRRAVLRHIAVVLPSHTLWRVATEIWRLPTRCLRLIPNAVDLDRFTPATDRTRQDGVIIGTVATLRGEKNLPRLLHAFRQLPPTSGARLVIVGDGPERGALEALAVEIGLGARVRFTGAVADPSSILRTFDIFALSSDQEQMPLSVIEAMGAGLPVAGTNAGDVRAMVADENRPFVVAKEEGALAGAMGRLAADVNLRARLGAANRAKAEREFDLRVMVDAYRQLFSNSDEGRDRPDGHRES from the coding sequence ATGAGAGAAGGTGGCCCGCCGCTGGTGCTCAGTGTCTTCTCCACTTTCGGGGTGGGGGGACCGCAGGTGCGCTTCGTCACCGTTGCCAACCGCCTGGGCACCGCGTTCCGTCACGCCATCATAGCGATGGACGGTGCGCTGGACTGTGCCCAACGGCTGGCGCCGGAGCTCGACGTCGCCCTGCCGCCGGTAACGATCCGCAAGGGCGACACGCTGGGAAACGTGAGGCGCTTTCGTCGGGTGCTGCGGCGAATCCGCCCGGACGTGCTGGTGACCTACAACTGGGGTGCCATCGAATGGGTACTGGCCAACTTCTGGCCTGTGGTCCGCCACGTTCACGTGGAAGACGGCTTCGGGCCGGACGAACAGACGGCGCAGTTCGCTCGTCGCGTACTGGTGCGCCGCGCCGTCCTGCGCCACATCGCCGTCGTCCTGCCCTCGCACACGCTCTGGCGGGTCGCGACGGAGATCTGGCGGCTACCGACCCGGTGTCTGCGTCTCATCCCAAATGCCGTCGATCTCGATCGCTTCACGCCGGCAACTGACCGGACGCGGCAGGATGGTGTGATCATCGGTACCGTTGCCACCCTGCGGGGGGAGAAGAACCTGCCTCGGCTCCTTCACGCCTTCCGCCAGTTGCCGCCGACCTCCGGGGCACGACTCGTGATTGTTGGGGACGGGCCGGAGCGGGGAGCGCTGGAAGCGCTTGCGGTCGAGATCGGCCTTGGTGCGCGAGTGCGCTTCACCGGCGCGGTGGCGGATCCGTCCTCGATTCTCCGCACGTTCGATATTTTCGCGTTGTCCTCGGATCAGGAGCAGATGCCCCTGTCGGTGATCGAGGCGATGGGCGCCGGCCTGCCGGTCGCGGGGACGAACGCGGGCGACGTGCGCGCCATGGTGGCCGACGAGAATCGCCCGTTCGTCGTGGCGAAGGAAGAGGGCGCGCTTGCCGGCGCGATGGGAAGATTGGCCGCGGATGTGAATCTGCGCGCGCGCCTGGGCGCCGCGAACCGCGCCAAGGCGGAGCGGGAGTTCGACTTGCGGGTCATGGTAGATGCCTATCGTCAGTTGTTCTCGAACTCGGATGAGGGGCGCGACCGCCCGGACGGTCATCGGGAGTCATGA
- a CDS encoding aspartate aminotransferase family protein, with the protein MPTLTESLKLWDRYGEFVLMATAYNDRVLQEARGCTMVDVDGNPLIDLEAGQVCSLLGHNHPRLIERIVEQTRAMLHHGTGFLSRPIFEAAEKMASVTPGNLRKSIFLSTGAEANECAFRIAKIYTGKRGIVGFTRGYSGLTLATIAVSTSSRDTSLSVPGALKILTPDCAHCPVALQYPGCDYACLAASEEFIRAHANGEVAAFVVEPILSAGGMIFPPPGYLKRLHEVAQRLGALLIADEAQTGMGRTGTWFGTETEGVVPDILVFSKGAGGGFPASGVIVTDEIAAGILGRFGNFSSHQSDPVAAAAVSAVVDIVREENLLAGAAQRGARLRAGLDALAEKYGLFTNVRGRGLMIGVDTAPLPQRGLSREEAGKAFEHLCREAGVHLKSIFDGAVFRILPPLTISDEEIDTVLRVFDDVTVRLLEGTAGKPDLTSRNRFTRELEATRTQNLTLRRAMRKAWETSPAMVVDRLKNLVGRKG; encoded by the coding sequence ATGCCGACACTGACAGAGAGTCTCAAGCTGTGGGACCGCTACGGCGAATTCGTGCTCATGGCGACGGCCTACAACGATCGCGTGCTGCAGGAGGCCCGCGGGTGCACCATGGTCGATGTCGACGGCAACCCGCTGATCGACCTCGAGGCCGGCCAGGTATGTTCCCTCCTCGGGCACAATCACCCGCGCCTCATCGAGCGCATCGTCGAGCAGACGCGGGCCATGCTGCACCACGGCACCGGTTTCCTCAGTCGGCCGATCTTCGAGGCCGCGGAAAAGATGGCGAGCGTCACGCCGGGAAACCTCAGGAAATCCATCTTCCTGTCGACCGGGGCGGAGGCCAACGAGTGCGCCTTTCGAATCGCCAAGATTTATACGGGGAAGCGCGGCATCGTCGGCTTCACGCGCGGCTACTCCGGCCTGACGTTGGCCACGATCGCCGTGAGCACGAGCAGCCGAGACACCAGCCTGTCGGTCCCCGGCGCCTTGAAGATTCTCACCCCGGACTGCGCACACTGCCCGGTCGCCTTGCAGTATCCCGGTTGCGACTACGCGTGCCTCGCCGCATCGGAAGAGTTCATTCGCGCGCACGCGAACGGCGAAGTGGCCGCCTTCGTCGTCGAACCCATCCTGTCGGCCGGTGGGATGATCTTCCCGCCACCCGGATACCTGAAACGGCTGCACGAGGTCGCGCAACGGCTCGGCGCCCTGCTCATCGCCGACGAGGCCCAGACGGGTATGGGTCGGACCGGTACCTGGTTCGGCACCGAGACGGAGGGGGTCGTCCCCGACATCCTGGTGTTCTCGAAGGGCGCCGGCGGCGGCTTCCCAGCCTCCGGGGTCATCGTCACCGACGAGATCGCCGCGGGGATCCTCGGCCGCTTCGGTAACTTCAGCAGTCATCAGTCCGATCCAGTGGCCGCTGCGGCGGTGTCGGCCGTGGTCGACATCGTTCGGGAGGAAAACCTGCTCGCCGGGGCCGCGCAGCGCGGCGCTCGGCTGCGCGCCGGCCTCGATGCGCTTGCCGAAAAGTACGGCCTCTTCACCAACGTGCGTGGCCGCGGGTTAATGATCGGCGTCGACACCGCGCCACTCCCGCAGCGCGGGCTGAGCCGGGAGGAAGCGGGAAAGGCGTTCGAGCACCTCTGCCGCGAGGCGGGCGTGCACCTCAAGTCGATCTTCGACGGGGCCGTGTTCCGCATCTTGCCCCCGCTGACCATCTCCGACGAGGAGATCGACACGGTGCTGAGAGTCTTCGACGACGTCACGGTGCGCCTGCTCGAGGGCACGGCCGGCAAACCCGACCTGACGAGCCGCAACCGTTTCACGCGCGAACTTGAGGCGACCCGCACGCAGAACCTCACGTTGCGCCGCGCCATGCGCAAGGCGTGGGAGACGTCCCCGGCGATGGTCGTCGACCGCCTGAAGAATCTCGTCGGGCGCAAGGGGTGA
- a CDS encoding right-handed parallel beta-helix repeat-containing protein, with protein sequence MLALPSGCGGNTASILSPGAAGAAIIRVGPEHEVKSPSAAARIARDGDVVEIAATTYSGDVAVWRANRLTLRGVGGRPHLQAAGASAEGKAIWVIKGAHTRVENIEFSGARVPDRNGAGIRQEGPGLTVRDCVFRDNENGILAGRNLDSEIHIEGTEFANNGHGDGYSHNLYIGEVKRLTMRASYSHHARVGHTLKSRARESFVLYNRIVNGPDGTASYEIDLPNGGAAYVIGNVVQQGPQAENGTLLSYGGEGLGRGPNALFLINNTFVNDRPGGGRFLFVAPGTPEVMILNNVFAGRGTVLVGPGDIARNILTTAPGFVDRSGGDYRLQLDSPAIDRGVPPGRGHGIDLAPVAEYLDRCRERPRPHAGALDAGAYERAE encoded by the coding sequence GTGCTTGCCCTGCCATCGGGCTGTGGAGGCAATACGGCAAGCATCCTGTCGCCGGGCGCGGCAGGGGCCGCCATCATCCGCGTCGGGCCCGAACACGAGGTCAAGTCGCCGAGCGCGGCCGCCAGGATCGCGCGGGACGGCGACGTGGTGGAGATCGCGGCGACCACCTACAGCGGCGACGTTGCCGTGTGGCGTGCCAACCGGTTGACGCTCCGCGGAGTCGGCGGCCGTCCGCATCTGCAGGCCGCCGGCGCGAGCGCCGAGGGCAAGGCCATCTGGGTGATCAAAGGCGCCCACACCAGGGTCGAGAACATCGAATTCTCCGGAGCCCGCGTACCCGACCGCAACGGTGCCGGCATCCGCCAGGAAGGGCCGGGGCTCACCGTGCGCGACTGCGTCTTCCGCGACAACGAGAACGGCATTCTTGCCGGCCGCAACCTCGACAGCGAAATTCACATCGAGGGAACTGAGTTCGCCAACAACGGCCATGGCGACGGCTACAGCCACAATCTGTACATCGGCGAGGTGAAACGCTTGACCATGCGGGCCAGCTACTCGCACCATGCCCGCGTGGGCCACACCCTGAAGAGCCGGGCAAGGGAGAGCTTCGTCCTGTACAATCGGATCGTCAATGGCCCCGACGGTACCGCCAGCTACGAGATCGACCTACCGAACGGCGGAGCGGCGTACGTGATCGGCAACGTCGTCCAGCAGGGTCCGCAGGCCGAAAACGGCACGCTGCTCTCCTACGGCGGCGAGGGCCTCGGACGGGGACCGAACGCCCTGTTCTTGATCAACAACACGTTCGTCAACGACCGGCCCGGCGGGGGCCGGTTTCTGTTCGTAGCCCCTGGGACCCCGGAGGTTATGATTCTCAACAACGTGTTCGCCGGCCGCGGCACGGTGCTCGTCGGCCCGGGCGATATCGCCCGGAACATCCTCACAACCGCCCCCGGCTTCGTCGATCGCAGCGGCGGTGACTACCGCCTGCAACTCGATTCGCCGGCCATCGATCGCGGTGTTCCACCGGGTCGCGGTCATGGCATCGACCTGGCCCCGGTCGCCGAGTATCTCGACCGGTGTCGCGAGCGGCCGCGGCCTCACGCCGGCGCGCTCGACGCCGGCGCGTACGAGCGCGCAGAGTAG
- a CDS encoding methyltransferase domain-containing protein: MDARTSCTEDYNRELFARRFRDGDLSARERDRIAWIARQVPAGTRTVLDVGSGHGGLSNHLAATGYAVTAVDLAPATLRHVNGRKVQASAVALPFSNDAFDLVVCTEVIEHLPDEERATCLAEVWRVARRHVLITVPNDEDLAANLVRCNRCGHVFNAWGHVGRFNERNLRELYLTPPATQFALCFLDREYWPPLLWIRHRVLRTYGWAENLVCPGCRNDRIGAPKRSLAVRALDRVNHHLGRRRRTGWLLGIWALQG, translated from the coding sequence ATGGACGCCCGTACGTCCTGCACCGAGGACTACAACCGTGAACTCTTTGCGCGGCGCTTCCGGGATGGCGATCTCAGCGCACGCGAGCGCGACCGTATTGCCTGGATCGCGCGCCAGGTGCCGGCCGGCACGCGGACGGTGCTGGACGTCGGCTCGGGGCACGGGGGTCTGTCCAATCACCTCGCCGCTACGGGCTACGCGGTCACTGCCGTTGACCTTGCACCCGCCACGCTACGGCACGTCAACGGCCGCAAGGTGCAGGCGTCCGCCGTCGCGCTGCCGTTCTCGAACGACGCGTTCGATCTGGTGGTATGCACAGAAGTGATCGAACACCTTCCTGACGAAGAGCGGGCAACGTGCTTGGCCGAAGTGTGGCGGGTCGCGCGACGGCACGTGCTCATCACGGTCCCGAACGACGAGGATCTCGCCGCCAATCTCGTACGCTGCAATCGATGCGGTCACGTGTTCAACGCCTGGGGTCATGTCGGGCGCTTCAACGAACGAAACCTGCGCGAGCTGTACCTCACTCCGCCAGCGACACAGTTTGCCCTGTGCTTCCTCGATCGCGAGTACTGGCCGCCACTCCTTTGGATCCGCCACCGGGTGTTGCGCACTTACGGATGGGCGGAGAATCTGGTCTGCCCGGGATGCCGGAACGATCGAATCGGGGCGCCGAAGCGATCCCTGGCAGTCCGGGCGCTGGACCGTGTGAACCATCACCTCGGCCGTCGGCGGCGGACAGGTTGGTTGCTCGGCATCTGGGCGCTGCAGGGATAG
- a CDS encoding GDSL-type esterase/lipase family protein, with protein sequence MDSSLTPHAGATIQGTRRGGGARRVTGAAAMVILGLLLGLLLLEATAAVFLPAPLPEHWPPSAVVPDPDLGWRMVPHDVHYTYTHLVALDEHGLRTPAFGPKQPGETRILVLGDSEVYGQGVDDAALFTAQLERRLNAGSGARPAQKFTIINAGVRAYATDQELAFLEKTGFGFRPDLVVLCVYVNDFEVTQIAEVYRRGSEINGGAPYLFDVKRPAGPEARLLWSGIQLLRRSRTLMTAHDVIAARSASDGYEMRLVAGTVDDDIRRRSAQFEEQLRRFRRLLDAHRTAGVVVIIPVPEQIRRPELPPRYQDLVAAAAERAGLPAIDLLPAFRTRFPGRAPILPYDPHYDASGHALIAEVLAQAITAPGATTYAVGAHASTQ encoded by the coding sequence ATGGACTCTAGCCTCACGCCCCACGCCGGCGCCACCATCCAGGGCACGCGTCGCGGTGGCGGCGCGCGCCGGGTTACCGGCGCGGCCGCGATGGTCATCCTCGGACTCCTGCTGGGTCTGCTCCTGTTGGAAGCGACGGCCGCCGTGTTTCTGCCGGCGCCCTTGCCCGAGCACTGGCCGCCGAGCGCGGTCGTGCCCGATCCCGACCTCGGGTGGCGGATGGTTCCGCACGATGTGCATTACACCTACACGCACCTTGTCGCGCTCGACGAACACGGGCTGCGGACCCCCGCCTTCGGCCCGAAACAACCCGGCGAGACGCGCATCCTGGTTCTCGGCGACTCGGAAGTGTACGGCCAGGGCGTCGATGACGCCGCGCTCTTCACGGCGCAGCTCGAGCGGCGACTCAACGCCGGATCCGGCGCGCGACCCGCCCAGAAATTCACAATCATCAATGCCGGGGTCCGTGCCTACGCCACCGATCAAGAACTGGCGTTTCTCGAGAAGACCGGATTCGGCTTCCGGCCGGACCTCGTGGTGCTCTGCGTCTACGTCAACGACTTCGAGGTCACTCAAATTGCGGAGGTCTACCGGCGTGGTTCGGAGATCAACGGCGGGGCCCCATACCTCTTCGATGTCAAGCGACCCGCTGGTCCGGAGGCCCGCCTGCTCTGGTCGGGGATCCAGCTCCTGCGGCGGTCGCGAACACTGATGACCGCCCACGACGTCATTGCGGCCCGCTCGGCGAGCGACGGCTACGAGATGCGCCTGGTCGCCGGAACGGTGGACGACGACATCCGGCGGCGCAGCGCCCAGTTCGAGGAGCAACTTCGTCGTTTTCGGCGGCTGCTCGACGCGCACCGGACGGCGGGCGTCGTCGTCATCATCCCGGTTCCCGAGCAGATCCGGCGTCCGGAGCTGCCACCGCGATACCAGGATCTCGTCGCGGCAGCGGCCGAGCGCGCCGGCCTCCCCGCGATCGACCTCCTGCCGGCGTTTCGGACACGCTTTCCCGGCCGCGCACCGATCTTGCCGTACGATCCGCACTACGACGCGAGCGGCCATGCACTGATCGCCGAGGTCCTGGCGCAGGCGATTACCGCGCCGGGGGCGACGACCTATGCCGTGGGCGCGCACGCGAGCACCCAATGA
- a CDS encoding methyltransferase domain-containing protein: MKDPDDREVRLRVEAEAQNRRVSAEQGEGRDRFYFLAERAFARYRQCLADVAGKRVLVVGCSQGGVTPLARAGATVVGIDVAEEPVARLRAAIAREGLDERAHALVMDAETADFAPASFDVICCTGVLHHLDVERVSLTWARLLADTGTVVMIEPMAWSPAATVYRWLTPAARTPFEHPLKPRDIRLLRRHFAAVDLESYALTSTLAAALAFPRLSGARRVALRALETLDDAILRAVPPLAYLAWTCVIRCQRPVRSA, encoded by the coding sequence ATGAAAGACCCGGACGACCGAGAGGTTCGCCTGCGCGTCGAGGCGGAAGCGCAAAACCGCAGGGTGAGCGCGGAGCAAGGCGAGGGACGTGACCGCTTCTACTTCCTGGCGGAGCGGGCCTTCGCCCGGTACCGCCAATGCCTCGCCGACGTCGCCGGCAAGCGCGTGCTCGTCGTCGGTTGCTCTCAGGGCGGCGTGACGCCGCTCGCCCGGGCCGGCGCAACGGTCGTCGGGATTGACGTCGCCGAGGAACCCGTCGCACGCCTCCGCGCAGCCATCGCCCGCGAGGGGCTCGATGAGAGGGCCCACGCGCTGGTCATGGATGCGGAAACGGCCGACTTCGCACCCGCTTCTTTCGACGTCATCTGCTGCACCGGCGTGCTGCATCATCTCGATGTCGAGCGGGTCAGCCTCACGTGGGCACGCCTTCTCGCCGATACGGGCACCGTTGTCATGATCGAGCCCATGGCCTGGAGCCCCGCAGCCACCGTGTACCGATGGCTCACGCCGGCGGCGCGCACGCCGTTCGAACATCCGCTCAAGCCGCGCGACATCCGTCTGCTGCGCCGGCACTTCGCCGCCGTCGACCTGGAGAGCTACGCGCTCACCTCAACGCTCGCCGCGGCTCTGGCCTTCCCGCGCCTGTCTGGTGCGCGCAGGGTGGCACTGCGTGCCCTGGAAACCCTCGACGACGCCATCCTCCGCGCCGTCCCCCCGCTCGCTTACCTGGCGTGGACGTGTGTGATTCGTTGCCAACGGCCGGTGCGGTCCGCCTAG
- a CDS encoding glycosyltransferase: protein MDVASAGRGSRRLLVVAFHYPPANASGTLRSLKFTRYLPQFGWDTSVLTVPERCHESLDPALLTQVPPAVRVYRACCLDSRQTFSVRGHYPAFTAVPDRYVSWLPFGVRDGLRAVRTDRVNALLSTSPVPTAHLLALILKRITGLPWVADFRDPWGSGQRRGSLRRKVETAMEARVLNGADRVVGTTPELVDELDRRAGGAVRGKSVVIYNGYDEPDFTDLGVADEEADFTITHGGFLYSDFRNPAAFLRAVRLGLDRHDLPNTTRICLLGGGPLAGATAVRRLLAELGLPSHVEVIERLPYAEALQVMNRSSALLVLQGGQETRTQIPNKAFEYLRMGRLVLCLAPTASATNRVMRDFEGVYCAEPDDVDDIARALAALAGAWRQRQRRFDREAAGVARYSRQEAARTLASLLDDLAAR, encoded by the coding sequence ATGGACGTTGCGAGCGCGGGCCGTGGGTCTCGACGCCTTCTTGTCGTCGCCTTTCACTACCCGCCCGCGAACGCCAGCGGGACTCTGCGCTCCTTGAAGTTCACCCGCTACCTGCCGCAGTTCGGCTGGGACACGAGCGTCCTGACCGTCCCCGAGCGCTGTCACGAGAGCTTGGACCCGGCACTGCTGACGCAGGTTCCACCCGCGGTACGGGTGTACCGCGCTTGTTGCCTGGATAGCCGGCAGACGTTTTCCGTGCGGGGTCATTACCCGGCGTTTACCGCCGTGCCGGACCGCTACGTCTCCTGGCTGCCGTTCGGTGTGCGGGACGGTTTACGCGCGGTGCGCACGGACCGCGTGAACGCGCTCCTATCCACCAGTCCCGTGCCGACAGCGCATTTGCTCGCCCTCATCCTGAAGCGCATCACCGGCCTGCCCTGGGTGGCGGATTTCCGCGACCCCTGGGGCTCCGGGCAGCGACGTGGGTCGCTGCGCCGGAAGGTAGAGACCGCGATGGAAGCCCGTGTCTTGAACGGCGCCGATCGCGTAGTCGGCACGACCCCGGAGCTGGTCGACGAACTCGATCGGCGAGCCGGTGGTGCGGTGCGCGGCAAGTCAGTCGTGATTTACAACGGCTACGATGAGCCCGACTTCACCGACCTCGGCGTGGCCGATGAAGAAGCCGACTTCACCATCACGCACGGCGGGTTTCTCTATTCCGATTTCCGCAATCCGGCGGCGTTCTTGCGCGCCGTACGACTGGGGCTCGACCGGCATGACCTCCCGAACACGACCCGCATCTGCCTGCTCGGCGGTGGGCCGCTCGCCGGCGCCACCGCGGTCCGGCGGTTGCTCGCCGAGCTGGGCTTACCATCCCACGTGGAGGTGATCGAACGGTTGCCCTACGCCGAGGCGCTACAGGTGATGAACCGCTCGTCCGCCCTGCTGGTGTTGCAGGGTGGGCAGGAAACCCGCACACAGATCCCGAACAAGGCTTTCGAGTACCTGCGGATGGGCCGACTCGTTCTTTGCCTGGCTCCGACCGCCAGCGCAACGAATCGCGTCATGCGCGACTTCGAAGGGGTGTACTGCGCGGAGCCCGACGACGTCGATGACATCGCCCGGGCGCTGGCCGCGTTGGCGGGTGCATGGCGGCAGAGACAGCGCCGCTTCGACCGTGAAGCGGCCGGCGTGGCGCGGTACAGCCGGCAGGAAGCGGCTCGGACCCTGGCGAGTCTGCTGGACGACCTCGCGGCGCGCTGA